In Vigna unguiculata cultivar IT97K-499-35 chromosome 3, ASM411807v1, whole genome shotgun sequence, a single genomic region encodes these proteins:
- the LOC114179316 gene encoding pentatricopeptide repeat-containing protein At4g39620, chloroplastic isoform X2 — translation MQKQRWYIADNGIYSKLISVMGKRGQTRMAMWLFSEMRNTGCRPDTSVYNALITAHLHSRDKTKALSKAIGYFQKMKGIERCKPNVVTYNILLRAFAQARNLEQVNSLFKDLDESPISPDVYTFNGVMDAYGKNGMIREMEAILAQMRSSKCKPDLITFNLLIDSYGKKQEFGKMEQVFKSLLHSKEKPTLSTFNSMILNYGKARLKNKAEEVFEKMIDMGYTPSSVTHESLIYMYGLCGYVSRAVQLFDELVESKVQIKVSTLNTMLDVYCLNGLPQEAHSLFERAKSVKIYPDSSSYKLLYKAYTKAKQKELLDELLKHMDKDGIIPNKRFFLNALGSVASVPANSESANTATDSNTANSEYANAATDSNKVNSESFIANSGSNTSNSESANAATDSDKSNSKSTNASTDPNNPQDFAKLAAHVKNFLAHR, via the coding sequence ATGCAAAAACAGCGATGGTATATTGCTGATAATGGGATATACTCAAAACTGATATCAGTTATGGGAAAAAGAGGGCAAACCAGAATGGCTATGTGGCTTTTCTCAGAGATGCGGAATACTGGATGTCGTCCTGACACTTCTGTGTACAATGCACTAATCACGGCCCATCTTCATTCGCGGGACAAAACAAAGGCTTTGTCCAAAGCCATTGGCTACTTTCAGAAGATGAAGGGAATTGAGCGGTGTAAGCCAAACGTTGTTACATACAATATTCTTTTGAGAGCTTTTGCTCAGGCTCGTAACCTCGAGCAGGTCAATTCTTTGTTTAAGGATCTTGATGAGAGTCCTATTTCACCGGATGTTTACACTTTTAATGGTGTGATGGATGCTTATGGTAAAAATGGGATGATCCGGGAAATGGAAGCAATACTTGCTCAGATGAGAAGCAGTAAATGTAAACCTGACTTGATCACCTTTAACTTGCTCATTGATTCCTATGGGAAGAAGCAGGAGTTTGGCAAGATGGAGCAGGTATTCAAGAGTTTGTTGCATTCCAAGGAGAAACCAACACTGTCCACCTTCAATTCAATGATTTTGAACTATGGGAAGGCACGGCTCAAGAATAAAGCAGAAGAGGTTTTCGAGAAGATGATTGACATGGGTTACACCCCAAGCTCTGTTACCCATGAGAGTCTCATCTATATGTATGGCCTCTGTGGTTATGTTTCCAGAGCTGTACAATTGTTCGATGAGCTGGTGGAGtcaaaagttcaaataaaagtTTCAACCTTAAATACTATGCTTGATGTTTACTGCCTAAATGGTTTACCTCAGGAAGCACATTCACTGTTTGAGAGGGcaaaaagtgtaaaaatatatcCAGATTCATCATCATATAAACTTCTTTATAAGGCTTATACTAAAGCAAAACAGAAGGAGCTTCTAGATGAATTGCTGAAGCATATGGATAAAGATGGTATAATCCCTAACAAGAGGTTTTTCTTGAATGCTTTGGGTTCTGTTGCATCTGTACCCGCAAATTCAGAATCTGCTAATACTGCAACTGATTCAAACACAGCAAATTCAGAATATGCTAATGCTGCAACTGATTCAAACAAAGTAAATTCAGAGTCTTTTATTGCCAACTCTGGTTCAAACACATCAAATTCAGAATCTGCTAATGCCGCTACTGATTCCGACAAATCAAATTCAAAGTCTACTAATGCCAGTACTGATCCAAACAACCCCCAAGATTTTGCAAAGTTGGCAGCCCACGTAAAGAACTTTTTAGCTCATAGGTGA
- the LOC114179367 gene encoding alanine--glyoxylate aminotransferase 2 homolog 1, mitochondrial: MTAMQRSLKTTIAVASHRASFSSLQRSAADAAADTLVTPPQHLPPFDHKPAPYNGPSADEVFAKRKKFLGPSLFHYYQKPLNIVEGKMQYLYDDSGRRYLDAFAGIVTVSCGHCHPEILNAITEQSKLLQHATTIYLNHTIGDFAEALASKMPGNLKVVYFVNSGSEANELAMMMARLYTGSLSMISLRNAYHGGSSGTLGATALNTWKYPIPEGHVHHVMNPDPYRGVFGADASSYAKDVQDHIDYGTSGKVAGFIAETIQGVGGTVELAPGYLKLVYDIVHKAGGVCIADEVQTGFGRTGSHYWGFETQGVIPDIVTMAKGIGNGLPLGAVVTTPEIASVMAQKIQFNTFGGNPVCSAGGLAVLRVLDKEKRQAHSAEVGSHLLQRLRELQQRHEIIGNVRGRGLMVGIEMVTDRKDKTPAKAETAVVFEKLRELGVLVGKGGIHGNVFRIKPPMCFTKDDADFLVDALDYSLSKL, from the exons ATGACGGCGATGCAGAGGTCACTCAAGACAACCATTGCAGTCGCCAGCCACCGCGCGTCCTTTTCTTCTCTCCAACGCTCCGCTGCTGATGCCGCCGCCGATACTCTCGTTACGCCGCCGCAGCACCTCCCGCCTTTCGATCACAAACCTGCTCCCTACAACGGTCCCTCCGCCGATGAAGTTTTCGCAAAGCGCAAAAAGTTCCTCGGTCCTTCCCTGTTCCACTATTATCAGAAACCC CTGAATATCGTGGAGGGGAAGATGCAATATCTTTATGATGACAGTGGGAGGCGTTATCTTGATGCTTTTGCGGGCATAGTTACTGTTTCTTGCGGACATTGCCACCCTGAAATATTGAATGCCATTACGGAGCAGAGTAAACTTCTGCAACATGCAACAACCATATATCTAAACCATACAATTGGTGATTTTGCTGAGGCTTTGGCATCAAAAATGCCTGGAAACCTTAAG GttgtttattttgtaaattctgGTTCAGAAGCAAATGAACTAGCAATGATGATGGCCCGTTTATATACCGGTAGTCTTAGTATGATTTCTCTGAGAAATGCTTATCATGGGGGGAGCTCTGGTACACTTGGTGCGACTGCTCTAAACACGTGGAAATATCCAATTCCAGAG GGTCATGTTCATCACGTTATGAATCCAGATCCATATCGTGGAGTTTTTGGTGCGGATGCTTCTAGTTATGCAAAGGATGTCCAAGACCATATTGACTATGGAACTTCAGGAAAAGTTGCTGGATTTATAGCTGAAACAATTCAG GGAGTTGGAGGAACAGTTGAACTGGCACCAGGGTATTTGAAACTTGTTTATGATATTGTACATAAGGCTGGTGGTGTCTGCATTGCTGATGAAGTTCAAACTGGTTTTGGCCGAACCGGAAGCCATTATTGGGGATTTGAGACACAGGGTGTCATTCCTGATATAGTTACCATGGCAAAg GGTATTGGCAATGGTCTGCCATTAGGAGCTGTGGTCACAACTCCAGAAATAGCTAGTGTGATGGCACAGAAGATTCAATTTAATACGTTTGGTGGGAACCCTGTTTGTTCTGCTGGTGGACTTGCCGTGCTTAGGGTTCTTGATAAGGAGAAGCGTCAAGCTCATTCTGCTGAAGTTGGCTCTCACTTGCTTCAGCGTTTGAGAGAACTTCAGCAAAGACATGAAA TCATCGGAAACGTGAGGGGAAGAGGCTTAATGGTGGGAATAGAGATGGTTACTGACCGTAAAGACAAGACACCTGCAAAGGCTGAAACTGCTGTTGTGTTTGAGAAACTTCGAG AGCTTGGTGTTCTAGTGGGGAAAGGAGGAATCCATGGAAACGTTTTCCGGATCAAGCCACCGATGTGTTTCACCAAAGATGATGCAG ATTTTCTTGTGGATGCCTTGGACTACTCTTTATCAAAGTTGTGA
- the LOC114175262 gene encoding transcription factor TGA4-like has protein sequence MDASSSQFVSSRRMEVYDPIHQISMWEENFKSNANTLTASTSIIEELDIKFDNQVQAQSEEVSHGIFGTSVKYNQDHNRLIDKTQRRLAQNREAARKSRLRRKAYVQQLESCRLKLMQLEEEVDHAKRQGLYIGDGLGSNNLGFAGSVNSGIATFKMEYELWVEEQNRHILEIRTALSSEIGDMQLGKLVQSIMNHYSKLFTMKSAAAKADVFYVMSGMWMTTAERFFLWIGGFRPSELLKVLIPLSEPLTEQQRFDTYGLEKSCQQAEDALSQGMEKLQQMLADSVGPGHLVEGTHIPQMDTAMERLEALVSFVNQADHLRQETLRQMYRILSIREIGQFLVVLGEYFQRLRALSKLWENRSQDHLIANKYQ, from the exons ATGGATGCTTCATCCTCACAGTTTGTTTCCTCAAGAAGAATGGAAGTGTATGATCCTATCCACCAAATTAGCATGTGGgaagaaaatttcaaaagtaaTGCTAATACTTTAACTGCATCCACCTCCATAATTGAAGAGCTGGACATAAAGTTTGATAATCAAGTTCAGGCGCAA TCAGAGGAGGTTTCTCATGGAATATTTGGAACATCTGTGAAGTACAACCAAGATCATAATAGACTGATTGATAAG ACACAAAGACGTCTTGCTCAAAATCGAGAGGCTGCTCGAAAGAGTCGTTTGAGGAGAAAG GCGTACGTGCAACAGTTGGAATCATGTCGTTTGAAGCTGATGCAGTTAGAGGAAGAGGTAGATCATGCTAAACGACAG GGATTGTATATTGGTGACGGATTGGGTTCTAATAATTTGGGTTTTGCTGGCTCTGTAAATTCAG GAATAGCAACTTTTAAGATGGAGTATGAACTTTGGGTAGAGGAGCAAAACAGACATATCTTGGAAATAAGAACTGCTTTAAGTTCTGAGATAGGTGACATGCAACTGGGGAAACTTGTACAAAGCATAATGAACCACTATTCCAAACTCTTTACCATGAAATCTGCTGCTGCAAAAGCAGATGTTTTCTACGTTATGTCTGGCATGTGGATGACAACAGCTGAACGATTCTTCTTGTGGATTGGAGGATTTCGCCCCTCTGAACTTCTAAAG GTTCTGATCCCTCTGAGTGAACCTTTGACAGAGCAACAACGGTTTGATACCTATGGCCTAGAAAAATCATGTCAACAAGCAGAAGATGCCCTTTCACAAGGTATGGAAAAACTTCAGCAAATGCTTGCTGACAGTGTTGGGCCAGGACACTTGGTTGAAGGAACTCACATTCCACAGATGGATACTGCAATGGAGAGATTGGAAGCTCTGGTGAGCTTTGTGAATCAG GCTGATCATCTACGACAAGAAACATTGCGACAAATGTATCGAATACTTAGCATACGTGAGATTGGTCAGTTTCTGGTTGTTCTAGGAGAATATTTTCAACGCTTAAGGGCTTTGAGCAAACTTTGGGAAAATCGTTCTCAAGATCACCTTATAGCAAACAAATACCAATAA